From Periophthalmus magnuspinnatus isolate fPerMag1 chromosome 1, fPerMag1.2.pri, whole genome shotgun sequence:
TTGAACTTTCTCATAAATTAAATGATACATCTAAAGCACAGTATTTACTTGTTATATAGTCACAAAAGTCTATAGACAGTGTTGGTGTTATTTATATGGTGTAATGTAAATATTCCATGATTTATGATAatgtacattacattatttagtGTTTTGCGTGTCAGGAGTTCCATAATTGATGCTATTTTAACACACACTTTTAACATGACTTGGTGCTTCTCAACAGCTGTACATTTTACTACACTGTTGATTGTAATTTTGTATTCTACCTACGCTAAGCAAAGTGAGGAGAGGGGCTTACCATCATTATATGAGGTGATGGGTCATTTCTGCAGATTGGAAATGACACTCAACAATTGTCTTTTTCTCATCCGTTTCTACTGAACATAAAGCCTTTGGGAATGCAATCCCAACCGCAAAGCCCCTCACACACCATGGACTGTGGCTGTAAGCTGATCTCAGAGCACCCAGACAGTAGGATTTCGAGGATCAGTGAACTAGGATTATGAGGACTAATCCTGGGGGACTATCTGTTTAGAGGAACATTCTCTTAGCAACTTTAAGAGGAGGTGCCACCGACATATGCAAGTGTCCGTCAAATGTACTCTTAAGGTGTGGTTACTCTTTGGTCAAAGTTTGAGCCCATTTTAGTCCTAACATACTGACTTAATTTGGTTCTgttatggtcctggtttagtcctggtgtagtccagaGTAAGTTCAGAGTTTTGTCCCAATTTTGATATTGTGTGTGCACAAGTGTGGGCAGGTATGTGTCACATTCTGGGGACTCAAATCTTTACGTAGTCACACCATGGTAACCTACCACCCTTATGAGGACAAAACACATGTCTCCAAGacataaatcctttattattatatcaacaAGATAATTTAAGTTATGGGTTAAAAGAaattaaggttagggtttaggttaagctTAGGCAAGTAGTGACTATAGTGAaaccatgtgtgtgtgagttgtcaATGAAATCAACACTTATTTgggcttaataataataataataatcataataaacataataataataataataataataataatagcaagaTTAAAAAACTTCCCTGGTCACATCCAACAGAAGTGTTGGTAGTGGGCTACTATCCTTCTTCTCTACTCTAGAATACCACTGTTAAGTCAATGAAATCATGACTTGTTGCATCCTGTGATGATTTCTTTGAAGGGAGCAGCTGTTGTTTAGATGTTGTATATTACAgcaaaactatgacaaaagtaTTTCTCTTTGACTTGTCCCAGATGCAGAGACACGAGCAAACGTAAATGTTGTCCCCTCTCGTACGTCAGAGCTCTCATTCATGATTCACGCCCATGTCATTCAGGCTTAGCCAAAGCTGTAAAGAAATGTGTTGTCTTATTATTTCTCATCAAATCCTAACAAATCCAGGGAATGCAGCACAAAGGCAGTAGAAATCTATTCTGGCTTTTGTCACAAATATGTTATATAAACACATATGCTATAGTGTTTATATAACAGTGATCACCTATTGTATTCTCATAATtcctttaaatcattttaagtTGTTAGTAGAGGCCAATGTGGaccaaaatgtagaaaaaaatctTACAACTAGCCATAAAGTTACAGTCTCCTCTCTGGATCTGTCCCTAGTGTTCTGTGCTCTGCATTTTGATTAAACACATGATGCTTTCATAGTGCAACACTCTTCATTTTGTCTGGATATACTTGGTCTATTTGTGAAAGTCTGTCAGGAAGCTAAATCTTGAAGCATGTGAAGATTATGAAGCAGGATTAAAGAGGCCTATAATATGCTGTTTTTACAGTTGaccaataaaagaataaaatccTCTTTTGGTCATATTTTCTAATATACCAGAGATAATACAAGGCCAGGGTCATAATCCAGTTGTTCTTTCTGAAAACCCATCTGAAGTGCTGAAGAAGCAAGAAGAAAGTCATTTTGTGAAAGTAaattataatgattataatgCATATTGTAAGTGCTGTTTCATTTCTCTTCAGCCTAGTTTAGTCATGGCTGCAACAATAACagcaaaatgtgatttttaaaagtgcatCTATTTAGTGGTTACTTTCCCTTTGTGTTGGATCTTTCAACACCCAGGCTGGACCAGGGAACTTCCAGTGCATCCATGGGACAGAGGGGATTATCTGGTCCTTATATGAGTAAACTCAGAAACAACATCTCACCATCTGCACAGACGTCATAAGCACCGCTGCCCAGCACAGAGCCAGGCGTGCTGATCAATATGTTCCCTATTTAAAATAACAATCTAAGTGACTCTCGCCAAAGCCCAAGGGGTAAGATGGGGGCAGACATTCGTCACAGGTCTCGGTTGTTTTCCAGAGCCGCTTCTTTTGGAAAACACCCACTAACATCAAGGTTAATCAAAATCATGACTTTGTTAATTTGTGCTTCTGTAAACCACACAGAAGAGTTTATAATCCTGCATGATTACTGAGGATGTAGCCCTTGACCTCAGTTCACCTTCAGAGCACCCATAGGTGGCGCTTTCAGCAGCTTATCCCACAGAATGTAAGGAGCAATAGTTTATATCAGTAACATGTGCTAACCTCTGTGCGGTGTAAGGTCAAGGCCCCCGCTGTGACTTTATAAGAACAGATGTTCAACTGTGGGGGCCCTTTTTATTCAAAAGAACAGGAATGAGAATGAACTTCTTCAGCCTAGTTCAAGATGAGGGCGGATTGTCAGAATACTAACACGCAttatggaggagttcaagtatctcattAGGGTACTCAAATTTCAGTAAACACTaaccatctcaaagacacatgTTTGGGCCCCCTCATCTGAGCTGAAGTTTATATTTGATCTGAATTATATTGCACATTTTCCAGTTGACACTTACATACAGACAGAGTAGACCTGTAAAACACGTCTGTTATTAGGCAAATTATTTAGGCCGATTTCTTTACACAATGTCTCTAGATCATCAAAACTATTTCACTCTATTGTCATTTAAAATTCTGCACAGGGTCCCACAAAGTTCAGCGTCCTACACTGAAACACTGGAGCTGTTCTACTTATTAGATTGTAGTTCTTCATCTCATCTCAGTGCTAATGTTCCGCATTGACGTGGCTTTATAATCGCTCCTACTTCTGTTGACATTCCTTTACTACTGCACTGGAGGAGCGCTCActacaggcacacacacagagaaagaagaaaatccATCCGACTCTTGATGTAAGCCGCGCGCGTCAAATCCGTCGCTACGTGACTTCCTATAGGCTGGCGGCGCGCGTGAGGCAGCGCGTGTGGAGGGAGACCATGCGATTGTGGCATTTGGCACAGAACGGAGCAAGGAGGAAGTCTTATCTATTTTTCTAAATTTCCAGTAAATTGCCAAATGGGACCACATATGCCGGAAGTAACGCGCACCTGTTCCCAACATGCACCCCTGAAGCTCGGACCATGAAGACCACGCGCAGATGCAGGACCCTTCTGTCGGTCGGACTCAACTTCTTCGCATTGTTTTTCTCCATCACAGCGTTCATCACGACGTACTGGTGCGTGGGGACGCAGAGGGTCCCCAAACCAAAGTGCAGCAAACTCCGGACGCACCAGTGCATTGACTACGGAGTGAACGAGACCGACCCCAACAAAGTGGTGTACAGCTGGGAGACCGGGGACGACCGTTTTCTGTTCCGCCAGTTCCACACCGGCATCTGGTTCTCCTGCGAGGAGAACATCCACGATGAAAGTAAGAGGTCAAAGTTTAGACTATGTGGAGTGTGTCTGCAGCAAACACTTCCAAATGTAATGTGGGGCAGACATCAGCCTTATAGTGAACACGCAGAGATTGGGAAGGTGAAACATCTGTTATTTTTCATTGCATCATAAAgagaaaacataaattaaatcaaattaaattaaagaaaaaaatatcatgaTATAGGCCAGTTTGGGGGGAAAGGAGGCAGTTCATATGTTCTGTGTATTGCACATTgcctttaaataataatgaacatTTCTCCATCACACTCTGAACCACAGCTGACTTATAGCACACTATGACATGGCTGCCATTCTGCTATATGACCTTTATTTgggattattatttataatggCAGATACAACaaatttaccaaaataaaatatgaaattgattttgcaataacaaaaacattaataaataaaagtcttgCAGTGTAAAGCAGGGATCTAATCATATCTACCTCTGTGTCAGTCTGGAGCGCTGCTAAACCCAGTGTAGTGGTTATTTATGCGTGGCTGAAGACTGGTAAGATCATGCATATAGGATTCACACTGAATGTATTGCAGGTGACAGCAGAGAAGTGCGTGCTCATATAGAGTTTTATTGTGGTGCTGAGCAGAGGATTTCAAACTTTGAAGTTGAAAGACAGTTGGCtaaatgaatgtgaatgaaccTCAGGGTCAGTGCAGGTCAAAGGTGTCAGCTGCATCTCAGTGTAATATCACAGACCCTAATAGGACCACATCACAGAATAAAGAGAGATGCTTTGCATTGTGGTGAACTGTAGTAAAACATATGAGCTGCTAAACTTGGATTATTTGGGCCTTTGCTCCCACGTCGTTTGCTCTCTCATCAAGTGTCTGTGGAGGGCGAGTGAGACAGCTTGACTTAATAAGGATTATGTAACACGGCCCTTGATGAGTTTTTCCTCAAAACAGCTGTTGCCACCCTTCTACCTGATTAATGTTCCACTTACAACAAATCCAGCCACACGCTCGGCTCAGCAGATAAAACATGCCATCTGAATGAATACACAGTGTCAAGAGCTCTTCATCTGCTCTCAGTGCAGTGGACACAAGTTAGAGCCACTGCACGCTGTCATTCAAAGTCAAATATTCTGATAGTACACATGTCATTGTAATTCCATGTAAATACCTGTAATTCTCCAGGACAACAGACAGCTGTTGAGTGTCAGTGCCAGCACACCATCTGCTCTCACCGGATCCTCCCCAAAAGCTGCATTACTGCTTAACATATGCCCAAAATTTAACATCGACTTAATCCACTCCTAAACTTCTGACCGCACATTTTTTTGGCCATGATCTAATCCGGAGCAACACCTGGATGAATTAGGAGATTAGATTTGGATGGAAGCGCTCAGACTTTCACTTATGTCACTGCTGTGGTCACATCTGTCCAGCCCCAAAACAAGTAGTGCTCTAACATAACCCTGACCAAATACTTAAGGTTTTTTCAAAGTTTCTATATTTAGCATTGTTTTCTCTAAATACCAAccaaaatgaatatatttttggtatatttttgCCAGGTGAGAGATGCCGAAGCTTCATTGATTTGGCCCCTGCCTCAGAAAAAGGTAAGTGTGTGGTCagaatgttgtgaaaatactAAAATGTGCATGCAACAGCATGTCTGTTGGGCTAGTTCTTAAATTTAGTACGACTGCAACGACTCATCCAAATATCATTGGATGACTATATTGTTATTTGGTCTAGAAGGACTCTAAAACAAATGCCAAAATACTTTTCTTATCTTTTCTTATCTGGGTAAAATGTGTATAATAGTATATAGAATTGTTCGACTAGTCAACTTATTAAAAAAGAATCGCCAAGTCATTGAGTCGACTGCTAAAAAGATAATTAGTTGCATCCCTAAAATGGTGCTCTGAAGAAGCATGCAGAAGAGGCTTTGCTAACAGGCCTGTGTTTTGTGCAGGGATGTTGTGGCTCTCCCTGGTCTCAGAGATGTTGTACATTGTGTTGCTGGTGGTGGGCTTTAGCCTCATGTGTCTGGAGCTGGTCCACTCCAACAACATCATCGACGGACTCAAACTCAACGCTTTTGCTGCCGTCTTCACTGTGCTCTCAGGTATGACGTCATTCTGACAAGATAAAAGTAGATATCACTCTATGGCAATCCTCACAGTTCAGTCtgactgtgtgtgtttgcaggtCTTCTGGGCATGGTGGCTCATGTGATGTACACACAAGTATTCCAGGTGACTGTGAGCCTGGGCCCACCTGATTGGAGACCCTACAACTGGGACTACGGCTGGTCCTTCTGGTATGAATCGGTGTAGTCATATTTGACCCTGTACTGAAGGAACTGTGCTGTTTAATTAAGCTAATTCTATCCTTGGTTTTCTAGTTTTTCCAAAATAGTGGGTCATCTCCACTCTCACCTCTTCCAGCATCACTGACGCTAATGAAAAAGAGGCAAAGCTCTCATGTTATGGCCGGATTAGGCTTTGGTGTCTAAAGCTCCAATATGGAGTATGATTGGAATTGCATAAGGGgataatatttcatttattttacaatatgcTCACAATGCTGCAAATTGAGTGTTCAGGGCTAACAATTCTTGACCTTTTGTGATTCCCGCGTGTGAAACATGACAAGATGAAGTGGATGTGCGACGAAGCTCTGAGAGACTGATACTAATCTCTGCAAACAATGTCAAAATGCTGAGATCCAAACAGAGCATTATGACCACAGTAATATGGAGCCTAGAATGCTTTCATAGTTATTAGTTTTGATTGGATTACTTTTGATATCTACAGCAGACGGGAAACACCCCGTAAGTAATTAAATTTAGAGCTGCTCCAACTCCAGAGAAGACATCTAGAGAATGTTCCttgttttgtaaagcactttcagtaactttttgtattaattacactcaacaaatacatttgaattgtCCTGTGTGCTCAAATCTCTCACTGGTCATATCGCATGCAATAAACATGATCATGTGGAGGCAGCAGACACTCAGGTTGGTCTCAAAGTCCTAGCCCCAATCCATCAGTTAAtagtcagtctgccccagggcagttgtggcttcAGAAGTATCTTATCACCATtagttacattattattattattctggtATGCTTGAATCTCAAGgcttgaaatatgttttttttttttctgttgcagtATGGCCTGGGCGTCCTTCACCTGCTGCATGGGAGCGTCAGTCACTACGCTCAACTCCTACACAAAAACAGTCATCGAGTTCAGACACAAGCGCAAGACGTTTGAGCAGAGCCTTCGTCAGCAGGACGCCCGCGAGGCATTTGGCTATTTCAGAGAACATTCAGTGCACTCCATCTCCAAATCTGTGGAGGTGTACCCAAGTCACAGCATCAAGAGCGGCAGAAGGACCCCCATACCTGCTGACTCCCCGGACCTGAGTGACCGGGCGTCTTTAGGGGAGGAACAGTGCTGAACTATTTTAGCACAGCTGCTggatatattcatttttgtggCATGTTGCTGGCATGAGACTATTCCAGCAACTATGGGTCTTGGATGAGGTGTGATGGGGTCTCACTCTGTATTTTTGTGGTTTGGGTGAATCCTGCCTTATTCAACAAAGCACTGGACAGACTGCTGTTGATACTGGTGGAGTTGGTGAACCCATTTTAAAGGAATGAAAAAGTgaatagataaaaaatatatattttatttattcaaattaaCATATTTCTGAGGTGCATCTAGCCTTAAGAAAACATCAACAGGACATGCAATCTAAATGATATATCATAACTGCTAAATACGTGCCTACTTATACTTACGAAGTATAAGTTGTTGACTCattgtaaatgtataaagttATGGAGTGAATGTGCAGTGAATGTGTGGAGTATGAAAAACTTTCACCTTTTATGTCCCCATTTAAATTTGTCTCAAGTCATttataagacacacacacacacacacacacacatttcttctgaaataactgaataaattgtGTTCATTTAATAAAATTTCAGTTGAAAAAGTTATGTAATATAGTAATGTAAACaaaccaccagggggcagtgttaCATTTGCAATAGGCAAGAATATAAACTCAGATGAGTTTATTTGGCTACAAGTTTAtcatataatttaatttaaatatttacataataatatacCATACATAAAAGTGCATAAAGAGGTGGACCTGCACTCTCTTGTCTGCACAATAACCATATTTACATTCAAGTGATGTATATAGAAAATCAAATCTAAGATATTATCCCTTCATCATCTTTATCTCAGTACCCATCATCATACTCATTCTGTGCCTGTTGCCGTGCCAGCATGGCCTGGATCAAAGCACTGGATGGTGCAGAGTTTTGTGGTGCTGCGGGGACCCACTGCATCCTCTtcagctcttcctcctcttcctcatctgcCCGCTGTCTGGCCTGAATCACCTGCATCATGACACTATTGACGGAGGTTGGActgttctcctcctgctcctctgcagtGTGCCTATAGTTAACATGGTTCTCAGTAAACCCTGCCCTGGTATAGTACTCCTCTCTAGTCTGACTTTCAGCTCTCTGTCTGGCTTGCATTGCTATAGCTAAAGCACTGGAGGAGGACTGTTGCCGCCTGTGGTTTACAGCCTGGGTTAAGTTAGTCGACTCTAAGGGAACTGGAAGTCCTCTGGCCCGCTccctctcatcttcctcctctgcgCGCTGACGGGCGAGCAAGACCTGGACCATTGCATTGGAGTTAGAGGAGCCATTTGATGAAAAGTCTTCTTGGTGAGGCTTGGTTTTGCTCTAAGGAAGAAATAAAGGGGATAAATGTATGTTAAGATTAAGAGCAGTCAGTCCAGGAAGGAGAAAACAACTTACCTTCTTCTGTTTGGGTCTTTTGTTTGGCTGAGATTTCTGGAGGTTCTGCAACTTTTCTAGCAAAAATGATTTGTCTTTTCCTTCCTTAAAAAGAAATAGTACATGTTGGAATCAAGAATAAAATATGTACAAATGTGGATCTCTATTAACACACTTACATTGACAATCTGTCGTCGTAAAAGAACAATGAGTTGCTTGCGGCCTTGACTCACTTGccagaaaatgtaaacaataattCTGAAATGGAAAAGGGCATTTATAGCAATTTTAAACTTCTcacaaaatgaaattgaaacaaacaattaaataaaaataaatagtctCGTTTTATGTTGGTGAAATGTACTTACAGAATGATAATAGTGATGAGGAAGTAAAAGATTTCGCTCCTGATGACCTTTTGGTATATGAAGACCACCCACTTAGAGCCCGGGATGGCCTCCACTTCTTTAATCCATACCTCCACCACACTGAAGGTGCTGTTGAGCCCCCGGAATGGACCACAGTGTTCAGACGGGGTCAGGCtatggcacagaggaggaaaaaCAGTTCACAAATTGTATAAAGAGAGGATCAGATGATTTTTATGTGAGTTGTTCTTACCTCCAAGTTGTGTACCCTACAATCGACAAAGCTCCCAAAAAGAAAGGGAAGAATAACAAAGCTGTAAAAATGGTTTTCATTTGAGCTGCTCTGCCTGTCCGACGTGGAGGCTGACAGTTGTGCATCAGGCTAACCTAAAAGAATCATATCACACAAGATTAATTTAGCTATTTAACAGCTGTCACAATTTTGAATGGCATTGTTAAGGTATTTGTGTACTGTATTATTAATCATCTCAATGTAATTAACTTGTCTTGACTCAATAAACATTACAAAGCAGCCAAACATCCATCCTTGCATTGATCACACTGGTCTGCATTTTCCATACCACAGTATAGAGGAAGCTTTCACCATTCCTAATAGGTTTGAATTAATCATTGACCAACTGCACAAATAGGGTAACATGAGCCCTACACAGCCAGGGCATTAAGTGCATTGTGTCTGGCTATGGATGTGTGTCACTATGGGAGTTCAGTTTACCATCACCAAGCTCCAAATAAGCTCTGGAAAATATCAGATTCCAGTTTTACTGACAACAATTATacttgcatttttgtttttgtatgcaCTGCTTAACTAATAaaaaatcccatgcatttcagaatatgtttttaGAAGTCCCAACAACCCAAGAaatctggctgcagacctccacccagaggaccgtCCCCTGCAGACCTCTACCATGAACCTCCATCCACATGTCCCTAAACGCATGCGTTTACTCTTCATAATCAGTTTAATTACACTGTTATAAGTTGTTGCCTTAGTTcacttttaaatgtgaaaatgtttaaaggtgataaagctcatattttttcacatatgcacaaaaaaaaaatccctaatACATTTCTAAAAGTTTTCCAAGAAATTAATTCCatagataaatgaaataataataaaacatgttctcACAAACATAACACAGATCAACACATGTCATGTATTGATCTGTTATGGGGGCCCAAAGAGTTTGGGCTTGTCTTTAGTGTAACAATGTCAACTTTTgtaacattacattaaaaacagcGGCAACGTAACAGTTGACTTTGGTGGTCTTTTGGAATGGccactgtttgtttacttttagagATGTGTGAATGGAGTCATGTgcgggtcctctgggtggaggtctgtagTGAGATCCCTCTCAAACGACAGGACTAGTACATTTTTcttggatattttgttgtttgtagagaAATTTATGTTACTTGAATAACTACAGTCTATGCAACTTGTCTCTGAACTTTATCTATGCAATTAAATTGATTGTTACATAACTTGCAACCCTACTTTTTACCTTCTTTATATAGAACAAGATGAAAAACTTGAGGATCTGGATAGCTGGCAGCAGAGGGGAGAAGTAGATGCCAATCCTGTAGAGAAAAtgcataaacacaaaaacataattatgaCAAATGATTAATCACTtgattattataaatattgtgtttCTCACCATGCCAGAGTTTGTGCATAGATTATTTCCAAGACATTTCGGGCTACATCAAACTCTGGAACTCCCAGACGAGGAAGTAACCGGGTCCCAACCACActgtaggaaaaaaaacaacaactttatactctatatcaaaataaaataaatgtaacaattgGTCAAACTATCTCACTGACTTGCTGAGGAACTCTCCGAAGAAGGATCCCAACATCAGGAAAATAAAGTCAACAATGACTAATCGATACAAAGCCTGTCCCACCACAGACTCCCAACACtgttaaaatattacatatacaatTATTTGTATCAGTATATCTGTATAGATGATTATATAGgctcacacatacacatccaCATAATTGaatcaaatgttaaatatattttggttttgttaaCTGCAAGCTATACAATAATCATAATAGAATATCATTTGTTTACTGTGTTGCAATTTCAACTACttctcattttaaataaaacattattgtGTAACATACCAAAAATTGTACTGCCACCACATTCATCCAGTAGTAACATAAGACTCCCAGTATGCACATTCGGAATAGCACATTTCTGCACAGCGGGAAAAATAGTTTAGCTACCAACacctttttatttcattcatgatTTTGTGTTCAAACCTGAGCACGAGGGCATAGATCTGCCTGCGCTGACTGGAGTAATGCTCAAACTTGTTAAACAATGAGTAAAACAAGGGGATCACCATGTTCATAAGAGACACCACAAACGGCACCAGAAGTGTTTCTGCCTCCTGAAGCAGAGACCACCTCCCAGTGTCTAACATGTGCTGTAAAGATAACACAGGGGTAGGGCAAAAGTTAGCAATAAGGAAGAACAACCAAGGAGGTTTTGATAACTTACTGGTAGCAACTATTGAGCAACACAAGGAATGCATTATCACACCATAAAGTCTTATCATAAATGTCTACTACAGTCTGGAGGAAACAGCGGTTTCATTCAAAGACAAAATATAATACAGCACATCATTATCTTAAAACctcttgttttttcattttgcctTCCTTTTTCATCACTTCAATTTATTTGTCACAATTTAAATAAttgtgagacacacacacacctaatatgtatatgtatgtgtgtgtatatatatatatatatatatatatatatacatacatatacacatatacatatacatatacatatacacacaaacatttttatttttttttagaaacaaTGAGAAAAATATCATCTTATTTGTTGTACCTTTATCTCATATTGACAGAGGAAGAAGATGCTTGCCCCACAGCCAACCGTCAGACTTGTGGACAGGAGCCAAGATCCCAGATAAATCCCAAAATGTTTAAGTTTTTCAGAGGATGTCAGCTGTTCATGCTGGGCCTTCTCTGACAGTGACTCCTATAGACAGACAATAATGAGTACTGTACTAATATTTAAAGCTATAGCTCCATATAATTAGTCATGAGGAATAACAACAGAAAACTAGTAGCATGATGATTTGGCAGATTTTCTGGCAAATAACTCCCTTTCTATGGAGAATACGTCCATAATTGCTGTGGGTGATGTTTGAACTGGCTACCCTCTGAAGGGCAAATGCTTACAGACTGAACCATCACAAAATTTTgcacaaatatttattcaaaaatgAGAATAACTACCTTGAGTTGTATACGTAGATTGTTTTTCCGCTGCCTCACTGCTCTCTCGTTGGTGATACTGAAGTCCCAGCTGCACAGAAGTTGCCAGGCACCACTTGATGTTGAATCGGCCAGAACATAATTTTTCCTGAAAGAGTTTGCCATGCTGGAGGAGAAATGATGGGGTTACAAGTATATTCAGATGTACGCTAATGCGGGGAGAGAGTTCATAATTCAGAGGACTAACCTGAAGATAAGTGCAATGCCACAGAGCAACATGTAGACAGCGATGGTGAAGAAATATCCCAGCTGCATTTTATAGTCCATGGCACCAATGAGGGTCTCATTACTGTAGCTGCCATAGTACATGACTGTGTAGTTAAAGTATCCCTTGAAAAAAAAAGGATGTGTAATGTAAATCACCTTAATAACTTATGAAATGTCAAAGTGTAAAGTAAACATGCTTACTGCTCCAGTGAGGAGCTCTAGTCCCCTGAAGCTTGTGTTGGCTGGTATGTTTGGTGATGAATCGTACACCAGCTGGGGGATGGTGATGAACCCAAAGTTGACCAGAAAGGAGAAAACGTTGAACATAAAGAGCCATTTCAGAAAGATGAAGTAGGACAAGACACTGGTGCCAAACTTTCCACCAATCTCCTTCATGGTGCCCTGCCACAGCTCCAAAGTTTGCCTCGCAGACCTCACATTCGAACCACATTTGCGAAAAGACTAAggaaatataaaagataatAATTGTAAGACTTTGTTGTCATTGTCTTTATCCAGGAGTGTTCAGGGCATTCCAATTCATCTGATAAAAAATGCTAACTTCAcaacaaaaatgatttattttatattcaattcACTTTCATTCTGAGATACATACAGACATAAAAAGTTTTGCTTTGAGATTAATATAGGATGGAAAcctggctgccaatctgtgcagCCTCTCCGACTATCAGTCATCTCATTTCCTCATACACCACATTCATGCAAAGGTAAGGTGGGTGAAGTTTTGTAACATTTGAGCCTTTGCTGCAAAATATAGATATTTAAAACTCCTTCAAACTTACTCTGGAAAATTGCTCTGAACAGTCTCCCAAACAAGTGAACTGGCGAGATTTTTTAGACGATATCAATGAAAGCACTTGGTTCCTATgagcaaaacaaacattacaataaattaatacaatcTATCAGTCATCAAACTCCCATTAATATTGTTCAGGTCATAAAACGATGCAATGTTCTTTAGGAAAACCTTTggacttttaattatttcatttatattgGTCAACAAACTCAACTCACACATTTCACAACT
This genomic window contains:
- the tmc5 gene encoding transmembrane channel-like protein 5 isoform X2 — its product is MSTFSNGGVFNPAYHDSETLEIDKRSPSRSRHTNPYAGDWSGVRPDVYPPTELSRDTARAQWGGRHEQSWDGGTGIPMDLLSTHPVNPAWRPEHDHSSFQIMTEAHYEQSLSIHMASLPSGNMTMRWRGLTMRRMFQNGDPNLQIAENNIMTQVENEQMNLVRELVAMSTRDRVRAIQDLPMSFQEKKHIRNQVLSLISSKKSRQFTCLGDCSEQFSRSFRKCGSNVRSARQTLELWQGTMKEIGGKFGTSVLSYFIFLKWLFMFNVFSFLVNFGFITIPQLVYDSSPNIPANTSFRGLELLTGAGYFNYTVMYYGSYSNETLIGAMDYKMQLGYFFTIAVYMLLCGIALIFSMANSFRKNYVLADSTSSGAWQLLCSWDFSITNERAVRQRKNNLRIQLKESLSEKAQHEQLTSSEKLKHFGIYLGSWLLSTSLTVGCGASIFFLCQYEIKHMLDTGRWSLLQEAETLLVPFVVSLMNMVIPLFYSLFNKFEHYSSQRRQIYALVLRNVLFRMCILGVLCYYWMNVVAVQFLCWESVVGQALYRLVIVDFIFLMLGSFFGEFLSNVVGTRLLPRLGVPEFDVARNVLEIIYAQTLAWIGIYFSPLLPAIQILKFFILFYIKKVSLMHNCQPPRRTGRAAQMKTIFTALLFFPFFLGALSIVGYTTWSLTPSEHCGPFRGLNSTFSVVEVWIKEVEAIPGSKWVVFIYQKVIRSEIFYFLITIIILIIVYIFWQVSQGRKQLIVLLRRQIVNEGKDKSFLLEKLQNLQKSQPNKRPKQKKSKTKPHQEDFSSNGSSNSNAMVQVLLARQRAEEEDERERARGLPVPLESTNLTQAVNHRRQQSSSSALAIAMQARQRAESQTREEYYTRAGFTENHVNYRHTAEEQEENSPTSVNSVMMQVIQARQRADEEEEEELKRMQWVPAAPQNSAPSSALIQAMLARQQAQNEYDDGY
- the gsg1l gene encoding germ cell-specific gene 1-like protein — protein: MKTTRRCRTLLSVGLNFFALFFSITAFITTYWCVGTQRVPKPKCSKLRTHQCIDYGVNETDPNKVVYSWETGDDRFLFRQFHTGIWFSCEENIHDESERCRSFIDLAPASEKGMLWLSLVSEMLYIVLLVVGFSLMCLELVHSNNIIDGLKLNAFAAVFTVLSGLLGMVAHVMYTQVFQVTVSLGPPDWRPYNWDYGWSFCMAWASFTCCMGASVTTLNSYTKTVIEFRHKRKTFEQSLRQQDAREAFGYFREHSVHSISKSVEVYPSHSIKSGRRTPIPADSPDLSDRASLGEEQC
- the tmc5 gene encoding transmembrane channel-like protein 5 isoform X1, which codes for MSLLLSSNGGVFNPAYHDSETLEIDKRSPSRSRHTNPYAGDWSGVRPDVYPPTELSRDTARAQWGGRHEQSWDGGTGIPMDLLSTHPVNPAWRPEHDHSSFQIMTEAHYEQSLSIHMASLPSGNMTMRWRGLTMRRMFQNGDPNLQIAENNIMTQVENEQMNLVRELVAMSTRDRVRAIQDLPMSFQEKKHIRNQVLSLISSKKSRQFTCLGDCSEQFSRSFRKCGSNVRSARQTLELWQGTMKEIGGKFGTSVLSYFIFLKWLFMFNVFSFLVNFGFITIPQLVYDSSPNIPANTSFRGLELLTGAGYFNYTVMYYGSYSNETLIGAMDYKMQLGYFFTIAVYMLLCGIALIFSMANSFRKNYVLADSTSSGAWQLLCSWDFSITNERAVRQRKNNLRIQLKESLSEKAQHEQLTSSEKLKHFGIYLGSWLLSTSLTVGCGASIFFLCQYEIKHMLDTGRWSLLQEAETLLVPFVVSLMNMVIPLFYSLFNKFEHYSSQRRQIYALVLRNVLFRMCILGVLCYYWMNVVAVQFLCWESVVGQALYRLVIVDFIFLMLGSFFGEFLSNVVGTRLLPRLGVPEFDVARNVLEIIYAQTLAWIGIYFSPLLPAIQILKFFILFYIKKVSLMHNCQPPRRTGRAAQMKTIFTALLFFPFFLGALSIVGYTTWSLTPSEHCGPFRGLNSTFSVVEVWIKEVEAIPGSKWVVFIYQKVIRSEIFYFLITIIILIIVYIFWQVSQGRKQLIVLLRRQIVNEGKDKSFLLEKLQNLQKSQPNKRPKQKKSKTKPHQEDFSSNGSSNSNAMVQVLLARQRAEEEDERERARGLPVPLESTNLTQAVNHRRQQSSSSALAIAMQARQRAESQTREEYYTRAGFTENHVNYRHTAEEQEENSPTSVNSVMMQVIQARQRADEEEEEELKRMQWVPAAPQNSAPSSALIQAMLARQQAQNEYDDGY